In the Chryseobacterium sp. MYb264 genome, one interval contains:
- the lgt gene encoding prolipoprotein diacylglyceryl transferase, which translates to METSFKIWDPSKGINLFGLTLHFYSLMFVFAFGFGYILMTKIFKIDNVNQKYLEPLFTWTLIGTILGARMGHVIFYQPELFKEDFWSVFLPISTKNGLKFTGFSGLASHGATIALIFTTLYYSFKIIKKNPFWVYDRLGIVVSLGGAFVRLGNFFNSEIIGKQVDPNSPFALLFPQQSSEYGITVPRYPSQLFEAFGYICLFVILWILYRKTNKKYQQGWLFGLFFIILWAIRFFVEFLKEPQGDEFIQFGGLNTGQVLSIPFMIAGFVIMAISKKFKITQAENEKPD; encoded by the coding sequence CTGGAAACCTCTTTCAAAATATGGGATCCCTCCAAAGGAATCAATCTGTTCGGGTTAACCCTGCATTTTTACAGCTTAATGTTTGTTTTTGCCTTTGGTTTCGGATACATTTTAATGACGAAGATATTCAAAATCGACAATGTCAACCAAAAATATTTAGAGCCTCTTTTCACATGGACATTAATCGGTACGATCTTAGGCGCGAGAATGGGACACGTTATTTTCTATCAGCCTGAATTGTTTAAAGAAGATTTCTGGAGTGTTTTTTTACCGATCAGTACGAAGAACGGGCTCAAATTCACTGGTTTTTCAGGATTAGCGAGCCACGGTGCAACCATCGCATTGATCTTCACGACGCTTTATTATTCATTTAAGATCATTAAGAAAAATCCGTTTTGGGTATACGACCGATTGGGAATTGTAGTGTCTTTGGGCGGTGCATTTGTTCGATTAGGAAATTTCTTCAACTCTGAGATCATCGGGAAGCAGGTAGATCCTAATTCTCCATTCGCGTTACTTTTCCCACAGCAGAGCAGCGAATACGGAATTACAGTTCCCCGTTATCCGTCACAATTATTCGAGGCTTTCGGATACATCTGTTTATTCGTAATTCTTTGGATTCTTTATAGAAAAACCAATAAAAAATATCAGCAGGGATGGCTATTCGGGTTATTCTTTATTATCCTTTGGGCCATCAGATTCTTCGTGGAATTCTTAAAAGAGCCACAGGGAGATGAGTTTATCCAGTTCGGAGGATTAAATACAGGGCAGGTGCTTTCTATTCCTTTTATGATCGCCGGATTTGTGATCATGGCTATTTCTAAAAAGTTTAAAATCACTCAGGCAGAAAATGAAAAACCTGACTAG
- the yidD gene encoding membrane protein insertion efficiency factor YidD, translating into MKLTFNKIITFPLVILIKFYQWFISPLLPKNCRYEPTCSHYMVESLQVHGVFKGFWMGVKRIAKCHPWGGSGYDPVPPRKTKSIE; encoded by the coding sequence TTGAAACTTACATTCAATAAAATAATCACTTTTCCTTTGGTAATTCTGATCAAATTTTACCAATGGTTTATCTCGCCTTTACTTCCCAAAAACTGCCGTTATGAGCCTACCTGCTCACATTATATGGTAGAATCTCTGCAAGTGCATGGTGTGTTTAAAGGATTTTGGATGGGGGTCAAAAGAATAGCAAAATGTCATCCCTGGGGAGGAAGCGGCTACGATCCTGTTCCACCCAGAAAAACAAAATCAATCGAATAA
- a CDS encoding replication-associated recombination protein A has protein sequence MSQNSPLAERMRPKTLDEVLGQEHLTGEKGTIRKMIDNNNLNSLIFWGPPGTGKTTLAEILSEKSGRKFYKLSAVSSGVKDVRDVIEDAKKQNLFSGKSPILFIDEIHRFNKSQQDSLLHAVEKGWIVLIGATTENPSFEVVSALLSRSQVYILKALTYEKLEELIDIALKRYNQDEKTDFEIADKQAFIQYSGGDGRKLINSVELVLNQYVNSKKKKITNEDVLEVLQETMALYDKNGEQHYDIISAFIKSMRGSDPNGTVYWLARMIAGGEDIKFIARRMLILASEDIGLANPNALVIANNCFQAVNVIGNPEARIILSETAVYLAVSPKSNSTYNAINEALALVKQTGNLPVPLHLRNAPTKLMKELDYGKEYKYAHSYEGNFVDQDFLPEEIKNVKLYQPGNNATEKKIYEELKKKWNNKY, from the coding sequence TTGAGTCAGAATAGTCCATTAGCCGAAAGAATGAGACCAAAAACTCTGGATGAGGTGCTGGGGCAGGAGCATCTTACCGGAGAGAAGGGAACCATCAGAAAAATGATTGATAATAATAATCTGAATTCATTAATTTTCTGGGGACCTCCGGGAACGGGGAAAACAACATTAGCAGAGATTCTTTCTGAAAAGTCCGGACGGAAATTTTATAAATTATCGGCCGTGTCTTCAGGGGTGAAAGATGTACGCGATGTGATTGAAGATGCCAAAAAACAGAATCTGTTTTCCGGAAAGTCACCGATATTATTTATCGATGAAATTCACCGTTTTAATAAATCCCAACAGGATTCCCTGCTTCATGCCGTTGAAAAAGGCTGGATCGTCCTCATTGGAGCCACCACCGAAAATCCAAGTTTTGAAGTGGTTTCTGCTTTGCTCTCAAGAAGCCAGGTGTATATTTTGAAAGCATTAACGTATGAAAAACTGGAAGAGCTTATCGATATTGCCTTAAAACGATATAATCAGGATGAAAAAACAGATTTTGAAATTGCAGACAAGCAGGCTTTTATACAATATTCCGGTGGGGACGGGAGAAAACTGATCAATTCTGTGGAACTTGTTTTGAATCAGTACGTCAATTCTAAAAAGAAGAAAATCACCAATGAAGATGTGCTGGAAGTTCTACAGGAAACCATGGCACTTTATGATAAAAACGGAGAACAGCATTATGATATAATCTCTGCCTTCATTAAATCGATGCGGGGAAGCGACCCGAATGGCACGGTTTATTGGTTAGCCAGAATGATTGCCGGAGGTGAAGATATTAAATTCATTGCCAGAAGAATGTTGATTTTGGCTTCCGAAGATATTGGGTTAGCGAATCCGAATGCACTGGTGATTGCCAATAATTGCTTCCAGGCGGTCAATGTTATCGGGAATCCTGAAGCACGTATTATTTTAAGTGAGACCGCAGTTTATCTTGCTGTTTCTCCAAAGAGTAACTCCACCTACAATGCGATTAATGAAGCATTGGCCTTGGTGAAACAAACAGGAAATCTGCCTGTGCCTCTGCATTTGAGAAATGCCCCGACAAAACTGATGAAAGAGTTGGATTACGGTAAAGAGTATAAATATGCGCATTCTTATGAGGGAAATTTTGTAGATCAGGATTTTTTACCGGAAGAAATTAAAAATGTAAAATTGTACCAACCGGGAAATAATGCAACCGAGAAAAAGATCTATGAAGAACTCAAGAAAAAATGGAACAACAAGTATTAG
- a CDS encoding D-2-hydroxyacid dehydrogenase: MKVLANDGLDQSGIDALTEKGFEVITTKVPQESLVDYINEHKIRTILVRSATKVRKDIIDNCPSIEIIGRGGVGMDNIDVDYAREKGIHVINTPSASSESVAELVFAHLFSGARFLQDSNRKMPLVGDTEFAGLKKAYAAGIELKGKTIGIVGMGRIGQEVAKIALGLGMRVIAADNNVGRASIKVTFYNNQFINVDIETEPLQEVLKHSDFITLHVPAQKDGYMIGKNEFDIMKDGVAIVNCSRGGVIDEAALIEALDSGKVKFAGLDVFINEPTPSKEILNHSKISLTPHTGASTLEAQDRIGLSLAEQITSILQIS; the protein is encoded by the coding sequence ATGAAAGTTTTAGCAAACGACGGCTTAGATCAATCTGGAATTGATGCATTAACGGAGAAAGGATTTGAGGTAATTACCACGAAGGTTCCTCAGGAATCTTTGGTAGATTACATTAATGAGCACAAAATCCGTACTATTTTGGTGCGCAGTGCGACAAAGGTGAGAAAAGATATTATTGATAATTGCCCTTCTATCGAGATCATCGGCAGAGGAGGTGTTGGGATGGATAATATTGATGTAGATTATGCAAGAGAAAAAGGGATCCATGTGATCAATACGCCGTCTGCTTCTTCGGAATCGGTTGCTGAGCTGGTATTTGCCCATTTATTTTCAGGGGCAAGATTTTTACAGGATTCGAACAGAAAAATGCCTTTGGTAGGTGATACTGAATTTGCAGGCTTGAAAAAAGCGTATGCTGCAGGTATCGAATTGAAAGGTAAAACGATCGGTATTGTTGGAATGGGAAGAATAGGGCAGGAAGTCGCAAAAATCGCTTTAGGCCTTGGTATGCGGGTGATTGCCGCTGATAATAATGTGGGAAGAGCAAGCATTAAAGTGACTTTCTACAATAACCAGTTCATCAATGTTGATATCGAAACAGAACCGCTTCAGGAGGTATTGAAGCATTCTGATTTTATCACGCTTCACGTTCCGGCTCAGAAAGACGGATATATGATCGGAAAGAATGAATTCGATATCATGAAGGATGGCGTGGCGATCGTTAACTGCTCAAGAGGTGGTGTGATAGATGAAGCTGCATTAATTGAAGCGTTGGACTCAGGAAAAGTGAAATTTGCAGGGTTGGATGTTTTCATTAACGAACCAACGCCTTCAAAAGAAATTCTGAACCATTCTAAAATCTCTCTAACGCCCCACACAGGAGCATCTACACTGGAAGCGCAGGACAGAATCGGGCTTTCCTTGGCAGAACAGATCACGAGTATTTTACAGATCAGCTAA
- the mscL gene encoding large conductance mechanosensitive channel protein MscL: MGFVKEFKEFAFKGNVLDLAVAVIIGGAFGKIVSSLVEDVITPLLLNPALKAAGAENISKLSWNGVTYGNFLSAVISFLCIAMVLFWLVKGASKVIKKEEAPAAPAGPTEDQKLLMEIRDLLKNKNTI, translated from the coding sequence ATGGGATTTGTAAAAGAATTTAAAGAGTTTGCTTTTAAAGGCAATGTGCTTGATCTGGCTGTTGCTGTGATCATCGGGGGCGCATTTGGAAAAATTGTTTCTTCTTTGGTGGAGGATGTTATTACTCCATTACTACTGAACCCTGCTTTGAAAGCTGCCGGCGCGGAAAACATTTCAAAATTATCATGGAATGGGGTGACCTACGGAAATTTTCTCTCTGCCGTTATCAGTTTTTTATGTATCGCCATGGTTCTTTTCTGGCTTGTAAAGGGGGCGAGCAAAGTTATTAAGAAAGAGGAAGCACCTGCTGCTCCTGCCGGACCTACTGAAGACCAAAAATTATTAATGGAAATCAGAGATTTGCTTAAAAATAAAAATACTATCTAA
- a CDS encoding NAD(P)H-hydrate dehydratase, whose translation MKIFTAEQIHQGDLYTINNEPIPSILLMERAAASCVDWISENCKNHRNFAVFCGNGNNGGDGFAIARMLYQKGFDVDVFINPKSKYSSNANENLKELRDLSGILIKSFKDAENYRFDSRTIIIDALFGIGLSRNIEDELKDLIDLLNQKKNVKIAVDVPSGLFIDQITDENSTILRADYTLSFQLWKKSFLHPETGKYTGKVEVLNINLSEEYISQTETNDFVISDDEIKDLFKVRSDFSHKGTYGKATIIAGSYGKMGAAVLSAKAALKTGSGLTFVLAPKCGYDILQTSCPEAMFVEGGNQHIEVIEEDENSVYGIGPGIGTDEQTKKALLKFLKDHSRPVVLDADALNCIAETKNGLQLIPEKSIITPHPKEFARLFGATKDSFERTELALKKAKEHDIIIVLKDHHSQIVTPEGKIFYNITGNSGLAKGGSGDILTGIITSFLAQKYTEQEAAVLGVWFHGKAADYAAEKYSKEAMVSTDIINEFGKVFGELNEKAEVKL comes from the coding sequence ATGAAAATTTTCACAGCAGAACAAATTCATCAGGGTGATTTGTATACTATTAATAATGAGCCTATTCCTTCCATTCTTTTAATGGAGAGAGCAGCGGCATCCTGCGTCGACTGGATTTCTGAGAACTGTAAAAATCATAGAAATTTTGCGGTGTTTTGCGGAAACGGGAATAACGGGGGGGATGGTTTTGCGATCGCAAGAATGCTTTACCAGAAAGGTTTCGATGTAGATGTTTTTATTAATCCCAAATCTAAATATTCAAGCAATGCCAATGAAAATCTGAAAGAGCTAAGGGATCTTTCGGGGATTTTAATTAAGAGCTTCAAGGATGCTGAAAACTACCGCTTTGACAGCAGAACTATTATTATTGATGCCCTTTTCGGGATTGGTCTTTCAAGAAATATTGAAGATGAATTAAAGGATCTGATTGATCTTTTAAATCAAAAGAAAAATGTGAAAATTGCGGTTGATGTTCCTTCAGGGCTTTTTATTGATCAGATCACAGATGAAAATTCGACTATTTTACGGGCTGATTATACTTTAAGTTTTCAGCTGTGGAAGAAGAGTTTTTTACATCCCGAAACGGGAAAATATACCGGAAAAGTTGAGGTTTTAAATATTAATTTAAGTGAAGAATATATTTCTCAGACTGAAACAAATGATTTTGTGATCAGCGATGATGAGATAAAAGATCTATTTAAAGTAAGAAGCGATTTTTCACATAAAGGTACGTATGGAAAAGCAACCATCATAGCCGGAAGTTACGGGAAAATGGGAGCGGCTGTTTTGTCAGCGAAAGCAGCTTTAAAAACCGGCTCGGGACTGACATTTGTTCTGGCTCCGAAATGTGGTTACGACATTCTTCAGACGTCATGTCCGGAGGCGATGTTTGTTGAAGGAGGTAATCAGCACATAGAAGTGATAGAGGAAGATGAAAATTCGGTCTATGGAATCGGCCCGGGAATCGGAACCGATGAACAGACGAAAAAGGCTTTGCTGAAATTTTTGAAAGATCATTCCAGGCCTGTGGTATTGGATGCGGATGCTTTAAACTGTATTGCTGAAACTAAAAATGGTTTACAGTTAATTCCGGAAAAATCAATCATTACACCACATCCGAAGGAATTTGCACGGTTATTCGGAGCGACAAAAGATTCTTTTGAAAGAACTGAATTAGCCCTAAAAAAGGCGAAAGAACACGATATTATTATTGTGTTGAAAGATCATCATAGCCAGATCGTGACACCTGAAGGAAAGATTTTTTATAATATTACCGGAAATTCAGGGCTGGCGAAAGGAGGAAGCGGGGATATTCTGACCGGGATTATCACTTCATTTTTGGCTCAGAAATATACTGAGCAGGAAGCTGCCGTTTTAGGGGTCTGGTTTCATGGAAAAGCCGCTGATTATGCTGCCGAAAAGTATTCTAAAGAAGCAATGGTCTCAACGGATATTATCAATGAATTTGGGAAGGTCTTCGGGGAGCTTAATGAAAAAGCAGAAGTGAAACTGTAA
- a CDS encoding DUF2339 domain-containing protein gives MINILIIIAVIIIIFIYARLLSRITDLERKVDGLLREKNDTANQHQLHQDTSSDVSSTEKIRSESNIPDINPQKQAPVHEKPLPSQKDRMTPVFEFLKQNALTIIGIFTLVLGIGYFVKYAIDKNWIGETPRVGIGIATGAIIMIVGHFLKKNYSVFSSIITGGGIAVLYFTTTIAFREYHLFTQNTAFIITCLITFLSIGLAYFYKSEILIIFSLFGGFLAPLMISSGQSNYPFLFTYLMVLNVGMLIIALLKNWKSAGWIAFVFTNIYLFYWTAEKTEILSVYFYIISYMVFYAFALQDYFKEKTLSVSDILMLLLINFSSIIGLVYTFNELKYEPVIIFPVIFALVNSILLCKEYGKKNFGIYYSTFSAITVSLITIAIALQFKTHLITSVWAIEATLLLFIWKRTGHNIFKICFYVLFPMVIIAQIITWGEYFTSNKLNIVFNPVFLTSTVTVITTLSNLFLLRKLLENDEKENSFFENLFIIASYGIIYFALLFELIYHISDQPFSIIFGSAVLYSIYYIFTLLLLRRIFDISKEFRIGLIYLFLFLIVINSSVSGLSIIESIISKKIASYFYALHLLYLIPFMITGWQILPKTKFFRSGISYWVLSLALTFVVSFELYHLYNITYSNSIAESYQLEKHFSILYLPIIWAVLSSIFIYIGLKNSIADLSKAGFALIGIVVLKLYAYDVWQMDNVSRIIAFIILGIILLLSSFTFQRLKNIIKNLVDKKEKETANTESQ, from the coding sequence ATGATCAATATCCTCATCATCATAGCTGTCATCATTATTATTTTCATATATGCGAGGCTTTTAAGCAGGATCACCGATCTGGAAAGGAAAGTAGATGGTTTGCTGCGGGAGAAAAACGATACTGCAAATCAGCATCAACTTCATCAGGACACTTCGTCTGACGTATCTTCCACAGAGAAAATACGATCTGAAAGTAACATACCGGACATCAATCCGCAAAAGCAGGCACCCGTTCACGAAAAGCCCCTGCCCTCTCAGAAGGATCGGATGACTCCTGTTTTTGAATTTCTGAAACAAAATGCTTTAACCATTATCGGTATTTTTACCCTTGTTTTAGGAATCGGATATTTTGTAAAATATGCAATAGATAAAAACTGGATTGGTGAAACCCCAAGAGTGGGAATCGGAATTGCAACGGGAGCCATTATTATGATTGTAGGACATTTTCTAAAGAAAAATTACAGTGTCTTTTCATCCATTATTACTGGCGGCGGAATTGCGGTATTATACTTTACGACTACAATTGCATTCAGGGAATATCATCTGTTCACTCAGAACACCGCATTTATCATCACCTGCCTGATCACATTCCTTTCTATTGGGCTTGCTTATTTTTATAAAAGTGAAATTTTAATTATTTTTTCACTTTTTGGTGGTTTCCTTGCCCCATTGATGATCAGTTCAGGACAAAGTAATTATCCATTTCTTTTTACGTACTTAATGGTTTTAAATGTAGGAATGCTAATCATCGCTCTTCTTAAAAATTGGAAAAGTGCAGGATGGATTGCTTTTGTATTTACCAATATCTACCTTTTTTACTGGACAGCTGAAAAGACGGAAATCCTGAGTGTCTATTTTTATATTATCAGCTACATGGTCTTTTACGCTTTTGCATTGCAGGATTATTTCAAGGAAAAAACATTGTCGGTCTCAGATATTCTGATGTTACTTCTCATCAATTTTTCCAGCATCATCGGATTAGTATATACTTTTAATGAGCTTAAATATGAACCTGTCATTATTTTCCCTGTTATCTTTGCTTTAGTAAATTCTATTTTACTGTGTAAAGAATATGGTAAAAAGAATTTCGGAATCTACTACTCTACTTTTTCGGCTATTACCGTGAGTTTAATAACGATAGCGATTGCTCTCCAGTTTAAAACCCATCTCATTACCAGTGTCTGGGCTATTGAAGCCACCCTCCTGTTATTCATCTGGAAAAGAACCGGACACAATATCTTTAAAATATGTTTTTATGTCTTGTTTCCAATGGTCATTATTGCTCAGATCATCACCTGGGGTGAATATTTTACATCGAACAAATTAAACATCGTGTTCAATCCTGTATTCCTGACCAGCACAGTAACTGTTATCACCACACTCTCAAATTTATTTTTGTTAAGAAAATTATTGGAAAATGACGAAAAGGAAAACAGTTTCTTTGAAAACCTTTTTATTATTGCGAGCTACGGAATCATTTATTTTGCCTTATTATTTGAACTTATTTATCATATTTCAGATCAACCGTTCAGCATTATTTTCGGTTCCGCCGTTTTATACAGTATTTATTATATTTTCACCTTACTTCTACTTCGCCGAATTTTTGATATCAGCAAAGAATTCAGAATCGGGCTCATCTATCTTTTTCTGTTTCTTATTGTGATCAATTCTTCCGTTTCAGGTTTGAGTATTATAGAATCTATTATATCAAAAAAAATTGCAAGCTATTTCTACGCGCTCCATCTGCTTTACCTTATTCCCTTTATGATAACGGGTTGGCAAATACTGCCTAAAACAAAATTTTTCAGATCCGGCATTTCCTACTGGGTACTTTCTCTCGCCTTAACATTTGTTGTCAGTTTTGAATTGTATCATTTATATAATATCACCTATTCAAACAGTATTGCAGAATCTTATCAGCTGGAAAAACATTTCAGCATTCTTTATCTGCCTATCATCTGGGCTGTCCTTTCGAGTATATTTATTTATATAGGTTTAAAAAATTCGATTGCAGACCTTAGCAAAGCCGGATTTGCATTGATCGGAATTGTGGTTTTAAAACTCTATGCTTACGATGTATGGCAAATGGACAATGTTTCAAGAATTATTGCATTTATCATTCTGGGAATCATTTTATTATTAAGCTCTTTCACTTTTCAGAGGCTTAAGAACATCATTAAAAACCTGGTCGATAAAAAAGAGAAAGAAACAGCAAATACAGAATCGCAATAA
- a CDS encoding LNS2 domain-containing protein, whose translation MELEYIEHISPILKDGVKNYLIDIDGTITEDVPNEEPERMVTCEPFPDALETINRWYDEGHQICFFTSRTENLKQVTIDWLDKHGFKYHSVLCGKPRGGNYHWIDNHLVRATRYKGKFTDLVEKQVTIEVFKEE comes from the coding sequence ATGGAATTAGAGTACATAGAACACATTAGTCCAATTCTTAAGGACGGAGTAAAGAACTACTTGATCGATATTGACGGAACCATTACTGAAGACGTTCCGAACGAAGAACCTGAAAGAATGGTTACCTGTGAACCTTTTCCGGATGCGTTGGAAACCATCAACAGATGGTATGACGAAGGCCACCAGATTTGTTTTTTCACTTCCAGAACTGAAAATTTAAAACAAGTTACAATTGATTGGTTGGATAAGCATGGCTTCAAATACCACAGCGTATTATGCGGAAAGCCAAGAGGCGGAAATTATCACTGGATTGATAATCATTTGGTAAGAGCCACAAGATACAAAGGCAAATTTACAGATCTTGTAGAAAAGCAGGTTACTATTGAAGTATTTAAAGAAGAATAA
- the idi gene encoding isopentenyl-diphosphate Delta-isomerase yields the protein MEEFVVLVNPQDSVLGVMEKQQAHINGLLHRAFSIFLFNERGEMLLQQRADEKYHSPLKWTNAVCSHPRNGETYLDAANRRLKEELGIETELSEKFHFIYKTDVGGGLWEHELDHVFTGNFNAEFNLNKNEVAAVRYISFEDLDKELTENPDNFTEWFKIILAEYKHHF from the coding sequence ATGGAAGAATTCGTAGTTTTAGTGAACCCTCAGGACAGCGTTTTAGGCGTAATGGAAAAACAGCAGGCACACATTAACGGCTTATTACACCGTGCTTTTTCTATTTTTTTGTTTAATGAAAGAGGCGAAATGCTTTTACAGCAAAGAGCCGATGAAAAATATCACTCACCATTGAAATGGACCAATGCCGTCTGCTCGCATCCCAGAAACGGGGAAACCTATCTCGATGCTGCCAACCGAAGATTAAAAGAGGAATTGGGAATTGAAACAGAGCTTTCAGAAAAGTTCCATTTTATTTATAAAACCGATGTCGGGGGCGGACTTTGGGAACACGAACTGGATCATGTTTTTACAGGAAATTTTAATGCTGAATTTAATTTAAACAAAAATGAAGTGGCAGCCGTAAGATATATTTCCTTTGAAGATCTTGACAAAGAACTTACAGAAAATCCTGATAACTTCACCGAATGGTTTAAGATTATTTTAGCTGAATATAAACATCATTTTTAG